Part of the Engystomops pustulosus chromosome 4, aEngPut4.maternal, whole genome shotgun sequence genome is shown below.
gagaggaggagtgagcacccCTCTTCATAGAGAAGCACAGGGCCTGCGCTGTATCAAGGCGAAATATAAGACATGGTTATATTTCTCCAAGCACGGTCTCAATGCACCGTGACCGCACGCCATTGgcgtcaatggggaccgatatgtgGCCGCAAATGGTGCGGCCACATTTCAGTCCCCATTGTGTTCATCTGAATCTACCATTAGAGTGGAAAAAGGGGAGCTCAACACTTCATTAACTAATGACTTATTGATGGGTTGCAATATTTAGATAAATTCtccttaattattattattattattattattattaattttttagatgtttttttagAGTTGACTTTATATAAAACTCAATTTAAGGAAACATTTTTGCCCCTACGTTTCAATTAAACCCGATGGAACAGGCAATACAGTTGGGTTAGGAACAAGAAGTGTCAAAGGAAGGTTAACGGCATGTACATCTAGTCGCAATCATATCTTGATACTCTTTATAAGCAATAGAGTTATCAGGTTCAATCGTTAGAACACTCATAGGTCGATATTCAGACGGGACACAAGAGGGCCGAGGAATTGACGAATCCACTTTTTCATAAATTATGTTTTGTACTATGGTGTGTACTGGAGAACCATACTTATGGCCAACCAACCTAGGACAATCACCCTTACAGTAATCTGGACTGTACCGATGTGGTGCCAAAATCCATTTGTCCCAGTTCAGCTGACTGAAACTGAGTCGAAATTTATGAAGTTCACATTCATTTTCATGGTACACAAAGCCCTTAAATTTGCTGAAATTGAACGCTATTGATTCTAAAGTTGGATTGTTTACTTCAACTTCTTGTTCCCTACGATGGCGAGACACTTTAGTTGTCGGTTCGTTCTCTTGCAGATCGTTCAAGTGTGAAAGAATGTGTTCATTAGACCAGTTTTGAGGTTCTACATGCATTTTTCTTCTGTGATAGGCCTTGTTGCTTGTGTCATTTAGATACAAAAGTAGGCATGGTGGAGATCTCGTCACTTGTGAAGGTCCCATAATCTCAAAAATATGGGGGTGGTTGTTCCTTTGACACGTCAAGTTAACGGACAGATGGAGAACTTGCCTGGTTGAAACAAATGGCTGAAGGAACGTAGTTGCATCGATTTCAACCCATCTTTGTCTGTTACGGAGCTG
Proteins encoded:
- the GDF9 gene encoding growth/differentiation factor 9 — translated: MALTLFVAMLYYSTWLLSSEGDSEELYDSQAFQMLPPLLKELSERPDWREGKPAPQSVAIKYMKKLYKMSATKEGVPRLHRNAEYNTVRLFTPKTECKPGPKLETKGHLKSQDLTFHVDSVSVLEQNLQSILLYSVNKQYSSSNITCLCALEILNGDLGNPLCPRIPQTFEFQLRNRQRWVEIDATTFLQPFVSTRQVLHLSVNLTCQRNNHPHIFEIMGPSQVTRSPPCLLLYLNDTSNKAYHRRKMHVEPQNWSNEHILSHLNDLQENEPTTKVSRHRREQEVEVNNPTLESIAFNFSKFKGFVYHENECELHKFRLSFSQLNWDKWILAPHRYSPDYCKGDCPRLVGHKYGSPVHTIVQNIIYEKVDSSIPRPSCVPSEYRPMSVLTIEPDNSIAYKEYQDMIATRCTCR